One Desulfobulbus propionicus DSM 2032 DNA segment encodes these proteins:
- a CDS encoding NADH-quinone oxidoreductase subunit A, with amino-acid sequence MVTELVLSAIALIGIALVVPLFMLVTTVFGPRAGGRAKNDPYESGVKRMIGLAEQKFSVKFYLLAILFLLFDIEAVFMYPWAVSVRELGWFGFTEMVVFMALLLTGLIYIIKKGVLNWR; translated from the coding sequence ATGGTAACGGAACTGGTACTTTCAGCAATCGCCCTCATTGGAATTGCTCTCGTTGTGCCGCTGTTCATGCTGGTAACAACGGTCTTCGGGCCCCGAGCCGGTGGCAGGGCAAAGAATGATCCATACGAGAGCGGCGTCAAACGCATGATTGGTTTGGCAGAGCAGAAATTCAGTGTCAAATTTTATCTGCTCGCCATTCTGTTTCTTTTGTTTGATATAGAGGCAGTGTTCATGTATCCGTGGGCGGTTAGTGTGCGCGAGCTGGGCTGGTTTGGATTCACTGAAATGGTGGTGTTCATGGCGCTGCTTTTGACCGGTCTTATTTATATCATCAAGAAAGGGGTGCTCAATTGGCGTTAG
- a CDS encoding 2Fe-2S iron-sulfur cluster-binding protein, producing the protein MADKVKLFVNGQEVEVESGKNLIDAIGAVGIEIPHLCYHPALGADGNCRMCLVGIEDGRPPLVPACKTRAVEGMKVQLDTDKIKKIQRDIMELELINHPIDCPICDQAGECKLQDYYMKYDGQKSRMTVKPVLKAKKMDFGCGVVHDQERCVLCARCVRFTRLITKTGELGIVNRTDAARVNIFPGRPLNNRYALNVVDLCPVGAMTSRDFRFKQRSWFLTKSKGICQGCSKGCNIFIDHNREKYKDDVIYRFRPRLNDKVNGYFICDDGRMSYKVENENRLNTALIAGKESGFNATIEALRREISQASKVVFLLSPNNSLEQMYALQQLAIASNAVVTGFCDGYSKAGDGDDFLIQDDKSANRASFTLLGIDSSRAGFDAAISGADLLISFQNDLSKSLTVAEFDQLLSSVKVAYVGSSLDGCAVKATIALPVASYTEDAGTLINVDQILQQYEIAVVKNTPAFNLIHVVNLLGGPVKDYHEARAEIMANVAALNGIDLEQVPGEGLALTDSEVSNVAA; encoded by the coding sequence ATGGCTGATAAGGTAAAACTGTTTGTGAACGGACAGGAAGTAGAAGTTGAATCAGGGAAAAATCTGATTGACGCTATTGGTGCTGTCGGCATTGAGATTCCCCATCTTTGCTATCATCCGGCGCTGGGGGCAGATGGTAACTGCCGCATGTGTCTTGTTGGTATTGAAGATGGCCGGCCTCCTCTGGTCCCGGCATGCAAGACTCGAGCTGTTGAAGGCATGAAAGTTCAGCTGGATACAGACAAAATTAAAAAGATCCAGCGTGATATCATGGAGCTGGAGCTGATCAATCACCCGATTGATTGTCCTATTTGTGATCAAGCGGGCGAATGTAAATTGCAGGATTACTACATGAAGTATGATGGTCAGAAAAGTAGAATGACCGTCAAACCCGTGCTCAAGGCCAAAAAAATGGATTTTGGCTGCGGGGTTGTTCATGATCAGGAACGTTGCGTTTTGTGCGCTCGCTGTGTGCGATTTACCCGATTGATCACCAAGACCGGTGAATTGGGAATTGTCAATCGTACCGACGCGGCACGGGTAAATATTTTCCCCGGTCGGCCTCTCAACAACCGCTATGCTCTAAACGTTGTCGATCTTTGTCCAGTCGGGGCCATGACCTCCAGGGACTTCCGCTTCAAGCAACGATCTTGGTTTCTGACCAAGAGTAAAGGGATTTGTCAGGGATGCAGCAAGGGATGCAACATTTTCATTGATCATAATCGGGAGAAATACAAAGACGATGTCATTTATCGTTTTCGCCCGCGACTCAATGATAAAGTCAACGGTTATTTTATATGCGACGATGGCCGCATGAGCTACAAGGTTGAGAACGAGAATCGTCTCAACACCGCCCTGATTGCCGGCAAAGAATCAGGGTTCAATGCAACCATTGAAGCGCTCCGGCGGGAAATCAGCCAAGCCAGCAAGGTTGTTTTCCTGTTGTCCCCGAATAACTCACTGGAACAGATGTATGCCCTGCAGCAATTAGCCATTGCAAGCAATGCGGTGGTGACAGGGTTCTGTGACGGCTATAGCAAGGCTGGCGACGGTGACGACTTCCTCATTCAGGATGATAAATCAGCAAACCGTGCTTCGTTCACCCTCCTGGGTATCGATAGTTCTCGTGCCGGATTTGATGCTGCAATCAGCGGGGCCGATCTTTTGATCAGTTTCCAAAATGATTTGTCCAAATCGTTGACCGTCGCAGAATTCGATCAACTTCTCAGCTCGGTCAAAGTAGCGTATGTAGGCAGTTCCCTTGATGGTTGCGCGGTCAAGGCGACCATTGCTTTGCCCGTCGCGTCCTACACAGAAGATGCCGGGACCTTGATCAATGTCGATCAGATTTTGCAGCAGTATGAAATCGCCGTTGTCAAGAACACACCCGCTTTCAATTTAATTCATGTCGTCAATCTGCTTGGCGGACCCGTCAAGGATTATCATGAAGCTCGTGCCGAGATAATGGCGAACGTTGCCGCTTTGAACGGTATCGATCTGGAGCAGGTTCCCGGTGAAGGGTTAGCATTAACCGATAGCGAGGTCTCAAATGTCGCAGCTTGA
- a CDS encoding NADH-quinone oxidoreductase subunit J family protein: protein MFADGLFIGFAVLAVLGAAGLVLFRHPMNGAMSFVVTLISLAGLYALLSAKLIFALQLIVYAGAIMSLIVFIIMFLNIQPDDLPKEETKLLYIIGGSIIVLPVGLFLVKIVKSIPMSSAALIGNDFGGVKQVGLLLFKDWLVPFEIVSILLLVSLIGAVVLAGKRGSIK from the coding sequence ATGTTTGCCGACGGGCTATTTATTGGATTTGCCGTGCTTGCCGTTTTGGGAGCAGCGGGGCTGGTTCTATTTCGACATCCGATGAACGGAGCGATGAGCTTTGTGGTGACGCTGATATCCTTGGCGGGATTGTACGCACTGCTCTCTGCAAAATTAATCTTCGCCCTGCAACTGATCGTTTATGCAGGAGCAATTATGTCGCTCATCGTCTTTATCATCATGTTCTTAAACATCCAACCTGACGATCTTCCGAAAGAAGAAACCAAGCTCCTCTATATCATTGGAGGTTCGATTATCGTTCTTCCTGTTGGTCTTTTCTTGGTTAAGATCGTGAAAAGTATCCCCATGTCCTCCGCCGCATTGATTGGAAACGATTTCGGTGGCGTAAAACAGGTGGGTTTACTGTTGTTTAAGGATTGGCTGGTGCCATTTGAAATCGTTTCGATCTTGCTGCTTGTCTCCTTGATCGGTGCGGTTGTTCTTGCTGGAAAGAGGGGGAGTATCAAATGA
- a CDS encoding complex I subunit 1/NuoH family protein, whose amino-acid sequence MSQLDILLLVLRVAFGAFVPLCFIAVLVWMERRGAAFFQDRSGPNRANILGFRAGGLVQNLADAVKLITKEDVIPDHVKHKFYFVLAPVIVFFIALVSFAAIPFADALVINGKEYIMQAIPTDLGILWFLALAGFSVYGIILAGWSSHNKYGILGGLRAAAQVISYEIPMGLAIISLLIVYGTVSLTEMAQLQGQLLFGFIPMWGVVLQPLGAVIFIVAAFAETNRTPFDLAEGESELVAGFHVEYSSMKFGMFFMGEYVALFTSSAIIVTLFFGGFQIPWFATETLVNHARPVTVLMMLLLPVFAKVFAMWISKNNRSHYDRVDDPRVREAQIYIKGLWGLVAAIEIVLFIYLITVSGGVADRILVTILQIITFLVKTTLMCFVYVWVRWTLPRFRYDQLQKLGWQTLLPLSLLNIFVTSAIVVALS is encoded by the coding sequence ATGTCGCAGCTTGATATCCTACTACTTGTTCTTAGGGTCGCCTTTGGAGCGTTTGTTCCGCTCTGCTTCATCGCGGTCCTCGTTTGGATGGAGCGTCGTGGTGCCGCTTTTTTTCAAGATAGATCAGGTCCCAATCGGGCCAATATTTTAGGTTTTCGTGCTGGAGGTCTAGTTCAAAATCTTGCCGATGCGGTTAAATTGATCACCAAGGAAGATGTGATCCCCGATCATGTCAAGCATAAATTCTATTTCGTGCTTGCACCTGTGATCGTTTTTTTTATCGCCTTGGTTTCTTTTGCTGCCATACCTTTCGCGGATGCCTTGGTCATCAATGGCAAGGAATACATAATGCAGGCCATTCCCACGGATCTTGGTATTCTATGGTTCCTTGCATTGGCAGGCTTTTCTGTATACGGCATTATTCTCGCTGGATGGTCATCGCACAATAAATACGGTATTCTTGGAGGGTTGCGTGCCGCTGCCCAAGTCATCAGCTATGAAATCCCCATGGGATTGGCAATCATTAGTCTTCTCATCGTTTATGGGACAGTCAGTCTGACCGAAATGGCGCAACTTCAAGGGCAGCTCCTGTTCGGCTTCATCCCGATGTGGGGTGTCGTTCTACAACCCCTTGGTGCGGTGATTTTTATAGTGGCCGCTTTTGCGGAAACCAACAGAACACCCTTTGATCTTGCCGAGGGTGAAAGTGAACTGGTCGCGGGCTTCCATGTTGAATACAGTTCCATGAAATTTGGTATGTTCTTCATGGGGGAATATGTAGCCCTTTTCACTTCCAGTGCAATTATCGTCACTCTTTTCTTCGGTGGATTTCAAATACCATGGTTCGCCACTGAAACTCTGGTGAATCACGCACGGCCCGTCACTGTGTTGATGATGTTGCTTCTTCCTGTTTTTGCCAAAGTCTTTGCGATGTGGATCAGCAAAAATAATAGAAGCCACTATGATCGTGTCGATGACCCTCGTGTTCGTGAAGCGCAAATATATATCAAAGGATTGTGGGGATTGGTCGCCGCGATTGAAATCGTCCTCTTTATTTATCTGATCACTGTTTCTGGTGGCGTGGCTGACCGCATTTTAGTGACGATCCTGCAAATCATCACCTTTCTTGTAAAGACGACACTCATGTGTTTCGTGTATGTCTGGGTTCGTTGGACGTTACCTCGTTTTCGCTATGATCAGCTGCAGAAATTGGGTTGGCAAACACTCCTGCCGCTTTCGTTGCTGAACATTTTCGTCACAAGTGCAATCGTCGTTGCATTGAGCTAA
- the nuoK gene encoding NADH-quinone oxidoreductase subunit NuoK, which produces MIHSYLYLSIILFCLGIVGVISRRNVFTVFMSIELMLNAANLTFVAFARVHESMDGHVLAMMVMAVAAAEAALALAVVILLHKHKSKLDTNVFSLLKG; this is translated from the coding sequence ATGATTCACAGTTATTTGTATCTCAGTATCATCCTTTTTTGCCTGGGTATTGTTGGTGTGATTTCCAGACGCAATGTTTTTACCGTATTCATGTCTATAGAACTGATGCTCAATGCGGCAAATCTTACTTTTGTCGCTTTTGCCCGTGTTCATGAGAGTATGGACGGTCATGTTCTGGCGATGATGGTGATGGCTGTGGCCGCTGCTGAAGCCGCCCTGGCCCTTGCCGTCGTGATTTTGTTGCATAAACATAAAAGTAAGCTTGACACCAACGTGTTTAGCCTGCTGAAAGGGTGA
- a CDS encoding NADH-quinone oxidoreductase subunit D, with protein MNTTALELIQAAFPEAPCTATIDSVVLTVQPEYLEKTLSRLKNDPTLNFSLLLDVTAVDYLNYPEWHEARFFVVYTLRNWEQNRLVQVRVPVADPEVGIPTATGLWDSANWGERETYDQYGIVFQGHPDLRRILNHWQFQGHPLRKDYPIEQGQICYESDSLEKEIKARLQQNGVDQTLMEDIHTEIMYLNLGPSHPATHGAIRILTALDGETILANVNEIGYLHRGFEKTAENRTYNQVIPLTDRLNYCSALMNNIAYAKAVESWLGIDITERAKFMRVILAEFFRVQDHLVCIAANLVDMGGLTNYWYLYNEKEASYDFISRLTGARLTSSFTRIGGMYRDFYEGWEADMEKQLCDIEKGVNDSLKLVLKNRIVHDRTQNVCVMPADKALSYGFTGPCLRASGVPFDLRKDNPYYHYDAFDFTIPLGSKGDIYDRIMIRYEEIFQSISIIRQAMKMIPAGSVNISNNNVFLPPKTEVYSNIEGLASHFKLVFEGVKAPAGEWYDSFEAANGELGFYFVSDGSGKPYKCKVRPPCFYMMGGFHEMVEGEMIADAVINLGSINIIGGELDR; from the coding sequence ATGAATACGACGGCGCTAGAACTTATCCAGGCCGCGTTTCCGGAGGCGCCCTGCACGGCAACAATCGATTCTGTGGTTCTTACCGTGCAACCAGAGTACCTCGAAAAAACGCTTTCTCGCCTGAAAAATGATCCCACACTCAACTTCAGTCTGCTGCTTGATGTTACCGCGGTTGACTATCTCAACTATCCCGAGTGGCACGAGGCACGTTTTTTTGTTGTCTATACCCTCCGTAATTGGGAACAGAATCGGCTGGTGCAGGTGAGGGTCCCGGTAGCTGACCCCGAGGTGGGTATACCCACCGCCACCGGCTTGTGGGATTCTGCCAACTGGGGCGAACGCGAGACCTACGACCAGTACGGCATCGTTTTTCAAGGGCATCCCGATCTGCGCAGGATTCTCAATCATTGGCAATTTCAGGGACATCCGTTGCGGAAGGATTATCCGATCGAACAAGGTCAGATCTGTTACGAAAGCGATAGTCTGGAAAAAGAAATCAAGGCGCGATTGCAGCAGAATGGTGTTGATCAGACCCTGATGGAGGATATTCATACCGAGATCATGTATCTCAATCTTGGTCCCTCCCATCCGGCGACCCATGGCGCCATCCGCATTTTGACTGCTCTTGATGGAGAGACTATTCTCGCCAATGTCAACGAAATCGGTTATCTGCATCGCGGTTTCGAAAAAACTGCAGAAAATCGAACCTATAACCAGGTTATTCCACTCACCGACAGGCTCAATTATTGTTCAGCCCTGATGAACAACATCGCTTACGCCAAGGCGGTGGAATCCTGGCTCGGGATAGATATTACCGAGCGGGCCAAATTCATGCGGGTCATTCTCGCCGAGTTTTTCCGGGTGCAGGACCATTTGGTCTGTATTGCCGCTAACTTGGTTGATATGGGTGGTTTGACCAACTACTGGTATCTGTATAATGAGAAGGAGGCCTCCTACGATTTCATCAGCCGTTTGACCGGTGCCCGCCTAACCAGTTCATTCACTCGAATCGGTGGCATGTACCGTGATTTTTACGAGGGTTGGGAAGCGGACATGGAGAAGCAGTTGTGCGATATCGAAAAGGGAGTCAACGATTCGCTGAAGCTGGTGCTCAAGAACCGCATTGTCCATGATAGAACGCAAAATGTTTGCGTTATGCCGGCCGATAAGGCCTTGTCGTATGGCTTCACTGGACCATGCCTCCGGGCCAGTGGGGTGCCGTTTGATTTGCGCAAGGATAACCCGTACTACCATTACGATGCGTTTGATTTCACCATTCCTCTTGGCTCCAAGGGGGATATCTATGACCGGATTATGATCCGGTACGAAGAAATTTTCCAAAGCATCAGTATCATCCGCCAAGCTATGAAGATGATACCTGCTGGATCGGTTAATATTAGTAATAATAACGTATTCTTGCCTCCGAAAACGGAAGTCTATTCCAACATCGAAGGTTTGGCCAGTCACTTCAAGCTGGTCTTTGAAGGTGTCAAGGCTCCTGCTGGAGAATGGTATGATTCCTTCGAAGCTGCCAATGGTGAACTCGGTTTTTACTTTGTCTCCGATGGCTCCGGAAAACCGTATAAGTGCAAGGTTCGCCCGCCGTGCTTCTATATGATGGGTGGATTCCATGAAATGGTCGAGGGGGAAATGATTGCGGACGCAGTTATCAATCTCGGCAGCATCAACATTATCGGCGGAGAGTTGGACAGATGA
- a CDS encoding NADH-quinone oxidoreductase subunit B, translating into MALGLEASLGDSVLTTKLDAVINWGREYSLWPFVFGTACCAIEFMSAAASQLDISRWGAEVVRFSPRQADLLLVCGTISYKQAPILKRIYEQMPEPKWVVAMGACASSGGVYDNYCTVQGIDTIIPVDVYISGCPPRPEAVLDALMKIQDKIKGESVLNDRHKDFKGILD; encoded by the coding sequence TTGGCGTTAGGATTAGAAGCAAGTCTAGGTGATTCGGTACTTACCACCAAGCTGGATGCAGTCATCAATTGGGGGCGTGAGTACTCTCTGTGGCCGTTTGTATTCGGAACCGCCTGCTGCGCGATCGAATTCATGAGTGCCGCCGCAAGTCAACTCGATATTTCCCGATGGGGCGCTGAGGTTGTTCGATTTTCTCCCCGTCAGGCCGATCTGTTGCTCGTGTGCGGGACCATTAGTTATAAGCAGGCGCCGATTCTCAAACGAATTTATGAACAAATGCCCGAGCCCAAATGGGTCGTGGCCATGGGGGCGTGTGCCAGTTCTGGCGGTGTTTATGACAACTATTGCACCGTGCAGGGTATTGACACGATTATTCCTGTGGATGTTTACATCTCAGGATGTCCTCCGCGGCCCGAGGCTGTTCTGGATGCGTTGATGAAGATCCAGGACAAAATCAAGGGTGAAAGTGTGCTTAACGATCGCCACAAAGATTTCAAGGGGATTCTCGATTGA
- the nuoF gene encoding NADH-quinone oxidoreductase subunit NuoF codes for MQVKVLSARFDIPDAHKIEVAKEHGAYATLDKVFAMQPEEVIELVKASGLRGRGGAGFPTGLKWSFLPKNIDKPVYLAVNSDESEPATFKDRYILVRDPHMLIEGIIICCYAIKSHAAYIYIRGEYTTQVKALQAAIDEAYAAGYLGDTIAGKDYKLDVTVHRGAGAYVCGEETALLESIEGRKGQPRSKPPFPAVEGLYGCPTIINNVQSIASLPFILANGSDAYKAYGTEKSPGTHLFGISGLVKKPGMYELPLGLPLLEVIDKVAGGVRDGRKLKGVIPGGSSTPVLTPEEAQTVTLDYESMAAHKTMFGSGGIVVLDDTVDMVKLVENLIYFYHHESCGQCTPCREGLGWMLKIVKKIIRGEGTIADIDLLTELCDNIEMKTVCVLSAACTMSTRSYLNKFRHEFEAYVNGGASAQTAM; via the coding sequence ATGCAAGTAAAAGTACTGAGTGCACGATTTGATATACCGGACGCCCACAAGATTGAAGTCGCCAAGGAACATGGGGCATACGCCACGTTGGACAAAGTCTTTGCCATGCAACCCGAAGAGGTGATTGAATTGGTGAAGGCTAGCGGGTTAAGAGGGCGCGGTGGTGCCGGCTTTCCCACCGGACTGAAGTGGAGTTTTTTGCCGAAAAACATCGATAAACCGGTGTATTTGGCTGTAAACTCCGACGAATCCGAGCCGGCGACCTTCAAAGACCGCTATATTTTGGTCCGTGATCCGCATATGCTGATTGAGGGAATCATCATCTGCTGTTACGCGATCAAAAGCCATGCGGCTTATATCTATATCCGCGGTGAATACACCACTCAAGTCAAGGCCCTTCAAGCTGCCATCGACGAGGCGTATGCCGCCGGGTATCTCGGCGATACCATCGCCGGTAAGGACTATAAACTCGATGTGACCGTGCATCGCGGCGCAGGCGCCTATGTCTGCGGTGAAGAAACCGCCTTGCTGGAATCCATCGAGGGGCGTAAGGGGCAACCACGCAGTAAACCGCCGTTTCCCGCAGTCGAGGGACTATATGGTTGCCCGACGATCATCAACAACGTCCAGAGTATTGCTTCGTTACCGTTCATTTTGGCCAATGGATCGGATGCATACAAAGCCTATGGTACGGAAAAAAGCCCTGGAACCCATCTGTTCGGCATCTCCGGTCTGGTCAAGAAACCGGGCATGTACGAACTTCCCTTGGGGTTGCCTCTGCTTGAGGTGATTGACAAGGTTGCAGGTGGTGTGCGAGATGGGCGCAAGCTCAAAGGGGTTATTCCCGGTGGAAGCTCTACTCCTGTCCTGACGCCAGAAGAAGCCCAAACCGTGACCTTGGACTACGAGTCAATGGCGGCCCACAAAACCATGTTTGGTTCGGGGGGAATTGTTGTGCTCGACGATACGGTCGACATGGTGAAGCTGGTAGAGAATCTCATCTATTTTTACCACCATGAGTCCTGCGGGCAATGCACGCCCTGCCGTGAAGGCTTGGGTTGGATGCTCAAGATTGTCAAGAAAATCATCCGCGGTGAGGGGACGATAGCCGACATCGATCTGTTGACCGAATTGTGCGATAACATCGAAATGAAGACTGTGTGCGTACTTTCGGCGGCTTGTACCATGTCGACACGCAGTTACTTGAATAAATTCCGGCATGAATTCGAGGCGTACGTGAATGGCGGTGCCTCAGCTCAGACCGCGATGTAA
- a CDS encoding NuoI/complex I 23 kDa subunit family protein, giving the protein MSGKTKIMERKGKDLYERLYLVEVFKGMAVTFGHFISNFLDNSKLYVRHYPEQKPEITARWRGRHRLTKHEDGTMKCVACFMCQTNCPAKCIMIEAGERVDGRTEKMPVRFDIDLLECIYCGYCVEACPMDAIRMDTGIFSVTGDKRSSFVMTLNDLLATPGAFTEEEYKKGGA; this is encoded by the coding sequence ATGAGTGGAAAAACCAAAATAATGGAACGTAAAGGCAAAGACCTTTACGAACGGTTGTACCTGGTTGAGGTGTTCAAAGGGATGGCGGTGACCTTTGGTCACTTTATCTCGAACTTCCTTGATAACTCAAAATTGTATGTCCGACATTATCCCGAGCAAAAGCCAGAGATTACCGCGCGCTGGCGAGGACGGCATCGACTGACGAAACATGAGGATGGGACCATGAAATGTGTCGCCTGCTTCATGTGTCAGACGAACTGCCCAGCCAAGTGCATCATGATTGAGGCCGGTGAACGGGTTGACGGCAGGACTGAAAAAATGCCGGTCAGATTTGATATTGACCTGCTTGAGTGCATCTATTGTGGCTACTGCGTGGAAGCGTGCCCAATGGATGCTATCAGAATGGACACTGGTATATTTTCAGTCACCGGTGACAAGCGATCGTCCTTTGTTATGACATTGAATGATTTGCTTGCCACGCCAGGGGCATTTACCGAAGAAGAGTATAAGAAAGGGGGCGCTTGA
- the nuoE gene encoding complex I 24 kDa subunit family protein, translating to MSDRSQLIETGKPFAFDAQRDAEFERLAKRYPTRESLILPSLWLVQEQEGWISAEAMAYIADRIGTFASMVYEAATFYTMYNLQPKGKYHICVCRTLSCYLLGKQEIVDYLQQELGIKPGDVSADGEFSLEEVECLGHCGTAPVVQVNGEFYENMNVDKLKELLATLK from the coding sequence ATGAGTGATCGATCACAGCTAATAGAAACGGGAAAACCGTTCGCTTTTGATGCGCAACGCGATGCCGAGTTTGAACGGTTGGCCAAACGCTATCCCACCCGTGAGTCTCTGATACTTCCTTCCCTGTGGCTTGTTCAAGAGCAGGAGGGGTGGATTAGTGCTGAAGCCATGGCCTATATCGCTGATCGCATAGGGACCTTTGCCAGTATGGTGTACGAGGCTGCCACTTTTTACACCATGTACAACCTGCAACCCAAGGGCAAGTATCATATCTGTGTCTGTCGAACCCTGTCCTGTTACCTCCTGGGAAAACAGGAAATCGTCGACTATTTACAACAGGAATTGGGCATCAAACCCGGAGACGTCAGCGCTGACGGAGAGTTCAGTCTCGAAGAGGTGGAATGTCTGGGGCACTGCGGCACCGCTCCCGTGGTTCAGGTCAATGGTGAGTTCTACGAGAACATGAATGTGGACAAACTCAAAGAACTCTTGGCCACGCTGAAATAA